A genomic region of Mesobacillus jeotgali contains the following coding sequences:
- a CDS encoding exonuclease SbcCD subunit D: MKFIHTGDWHLGKLVHGMYMTEDQREVLNQFIELVAEEQPDAVVIAGDLYDRSVPPTDAVELLDEVLFKINVELNTPVVAIAGNHDSAERLSFGSSWYRHNHFYLTGKMTNDFRPVHISGVNFYLIPYAEPGVVRHMLDDSSIHSHQDAMKAVIGKIEENLNPDEANVFVGHAFVLGGDSCDSERSLSVGGSGCVTQDLFDPFAFTALGHLHSPDAIKHDKIKYSGSLLKYSFSEAKQRKSISIVEMNENGSFDMRYRTLKPKQDMRELEGHLEQLLDPSFYEKENINDYLKITLLDDGAIIDPMGKLRQVFPNVLHLDRKIESIDQKHKQHFNSIKEEKKSELELFEQFYKEMTTSEFTEDKRGVMTDVIGKVLKEEGQK, translated from the coding sequence ATGAAATTTATTCATACTGGTGACTGGCATCTCGGAAAGCTTGTCCACGGAATGTACATGACCGAAGACCAGAGAGAGGTATTGAATCAATTTATTGAGCTTGTCGCGGAAGAACAACCTGACGCTGTTGTGATTGCAGGGGATTTATACGACAGGTCCGTACCGCCAACTGATGCAGTAGAGCTACTTGATGAAGTGCTATTCAAAATCAACGTGGAACTGAACACGCCTGTAGTAGCTATAGCAGGCAACCACGACAGTGCAGAACGTCTATCATTTGGCAGCTCATGGTACCGCCATAATCATTTTTACCTCACCGGAAAAATGACGAACGACTTTAGGCCTGTACATATTAGCGGGGTCAATTTTTACCTGATTCCATATGCTGAACCTGGTGTCGTCCGCCATATGCTTGACGATTCTTCAATCCACTCCCATCAGGACGCGATGAAGGCAGTGATTGGCAAAATTGAAGAGAACCTGAATCCTGACGAAGCAAATGTTTTTGTTGGACATGCTTTCGTACTTGGTGGTGACTCATGCGATTCAGAGCGTTCATTATCTGTCGGTGGTTCTGGCTGTGTCACCCAGGACCTGTTTGACCCATTTGCTTTTACTGCCCTGGGTCATCTTCACAGCCCCGACGCTATCAAACATGACAAAATAAAATACTCAGGCTCTCTATTAAAATATTCTTTTTCAGAGGCTAAACAGCGCAAATCGATTTCAATCGTAGAAATGAACGAAAACGGCAGTTTTGATATGCGTTACAGGACCCTTAAACCGAAGCAAGATATGCGTGAATTGGAAGGCCATCTGGAACAGCTTCTGGATCCTTCCTTTTATGAAAAAGAAAATATTAATGATTATTTAAAAATAACCTTGCTTGACGATGGTGCCATAATCGACCCAATGGGCAAACTGCGCCAGGTCTTCCCGAATGTCCTTCATCTTGATCGTAAAATTGAATCCATTGATCAAAAGCATAAGCAGCACTTCAACTCGATCAAGGAAGAAAAAAAGTCGGAGCTGGAGCTTTTCGAACAGTTTTACAAAGAAATGACGACAAGCGAATTTACTGAAGATAAACGCGGTGTCATGACAGATGTGATTGGCAAAGTATTGAAGGAGGAGGGGCAAAAATGA
- a CDS encoding AAA family ATPase — MKPLKLTMQAFGPYADTETIDFKQLENRTMFVISGKTGSGKTTIFDGISYAIYGKASGEDRNGPDLRSQFADDELLTEVTLEFSLRQKTYRITRSPQQERKKRSGEGTTSVGAKAEFYLIDENGELQLLASNVREVDEKIKEIMIIDSNQFRQILMIPQGEFRKLLTSDSKEKEVILQRLFHTEIYKRVEEKLREEATLLKKSVEDQVEKRNSALRSIKAVENEELKEYVEAGSINDVLILPLLKEEIGAMETKLEKLNKDREKLQLDRDKMQQRLFEAEATLKQIQSLETLKMTKEKLEAQKDLFAEKEKQTVLAKKAALLAAQEQLCHRLKADLDSMTNQVSVITKRIEQLTVRLTAAEKEHQKQIDRDSERKAAAEQVNRLENMKEDVHAFATIASQFEELKQALESSAQNRENNEAQLKSTEERLKVLLTEKEDAEKAQIAYLENDRKLEKLLLELDKLKRLGNHSQKVKQVRSSFESRKGEFNQAVSRLNDAKAAVEALEQKWLHSQAAVLAASLHEGSACPVCGSEDHPEPAKATEGFIPTEEDLKAAREQITVVEKEKSAAEKSYIETDTTLRSLIETGEEMMAEIIKFRPDLDVEQLADAVLLTESDIARLQNEQKQYSVKITALEKIKSEIKRFEDDRERLNNQLKSIHESYQSLMIQYTEKKTTLERITEKIPEQLRSLQVFESKMKSARLLQKKLDEELEQARKNYQEAKELLGTEKARSEDAEKRLKEIDSQLTAERETFKNNMTSQGFENYQAYHQAKIPEQAIQQLDADILNYREEVRSVTDRFAELSDMLKDVKKPDMETLQSEFAQLNKIIKETDEAYQDLHLKKRDNQSILEQVNSLNEQMKVLEEKYKLVGHLFEISKGQNTYRITFERFVLAAFLDDILAEANVRLNKMTSGRYRLLRKTDRSKGNVQSGLELLVLDAYTGQERHVKTLSGGESFKAALSLALGLADVVQNYAGGVSLETMFIDEGFGTLDPESLDQAIEALIDIQSSGRLVGIISHVPELKERIDARLEVISTQTGSKTEFHLMN, encoded by the coding sequence ATGAAACCTCTGAAACTGACGATGCAGGCTTTCGGGCCATATGCCGATACGGAAACGATTGATTTCAAACAGCTTGAGAACAGGACGATGTTTGTCATTTCTGGTAAAACAGGATCTGGAAAGACAACCATATTTGACGGAATCAGTTATGCGATTTACGGTAAGGCAAGCGGTGAGGACCGTAATGGCCCCGATTTACGAAGCCAATTTGCTGATGATGAGTTATTAACTGAAGTTACGCTTGAATTTTCTTTGCGCCAAAAGACATACAGGATTACCAGGTCTCCGCAGCAGGAAAGGAAAAAGAGGTCTGGCGAAGGAACAACAAGTGTCGGTGCAAAAGCAGAATTTTATTTGATCGACGAAAACGGAGAACTGCAATTGCTTGCTTCGAATGTTCGCGAAGTGGATGAAAAGATCAAGGAGATCATGATCATCGACAGCAATCAATTCCGGCAGATTCTGATGATTCCACAGGGGGAATTTCGTAAGCTTCTAACGTCGGACAGTAAAGAAAAGGAAGTCATACTGCAAAGACTTTTCCATACGGAAATCTATAAAAGAGTTGAGGAAAAACTTAGAGAAGAAGCAACTCTCCTGAAAAAATCGGTTGAGGACCAGGTGGAGAAAAGGAATTCAGCCCTTCGCAGCATCAAGGCTGTCGAAAATGAGGAATTGAAGGAATATGTAGAAGCCGGGAGTATAAATGATGTCTTGATCCTTCCTTTATTAAAAGAAGAAATTGGCGCAATGGAAACAAAACTTGAAAAGTTGAACAAAGATCGTGAAAAGCTTCAGCTGGACCGTGATAAAATGCAGCAGCGTTTGTTCGAAGCTGAAGCAACCTTAAAACAAATCCAATCACTAGAAACCCTGAAGATGACAAAGGAAAAGCTTGAAGCCCAAAAGGATCTTTTTGCAGAAAAAGAAAAACAAACAGTGCTTGCAAAAAAAGCAGCTCTTCTGGCTGCTCAGGAACAGCTTTGCCACCGACTTAAGGCCGACCTGGACAGTATGACAAACCAGGTAAGTGTGATCACGAAGCGAATTGAACAGTTAACAGTGCGACTCACAGCAGCCGAAAAAGAACACCAGAAACAAATTGACCGGGATTCTGAGCGAAAAGCAGCTGCTGAACAGGTAAACAGACTTGAAAATATGAAGGAAGATGTCCACGCATTTGCCACCATAGCTTCACAGTTTGAAGAGCTAAAACAAGCATTGGAATCATCGGCACAGAACCGGGAGAACAATGAAGCCCAGCTTAAATCAACTGAAGAGCGACTTAAAGTCTTGCTTACAGAAAAGGAAGATGCCGAAAAGGCGCAGATTGCTTATCTGGAGAATGACCGGAAATTGGAAAAACTGCTTCTGGAATTGGACAAGCTGAAAAGGCTTGGCAACCACAGTCAGAAAGTCAAACAGGTTCGGTCGAGCTTCGAAAGCCGAAAAGGTGAGTTTAACCAGGCTGTTTCCAGACTGAATGATGCCAAAGCCGCAGTTGAAGCTCTTGAGCAAAAATGGCTGCATTCACAGGCTGCTGTTTTGGCTGCTTCTCTGCATGAAGGTAGCGCTTGCCCTGTATGCGGATCGGAGGATCATCCTGAACCCGCGAAAGCCACTGAAGGTTTTATCCCGACCGAAGAAGATCTAAAAGCTGCTCGAGAGCAGATCACTGTTGTTGAAAAAGAGAAGAGCGCTGCTGAAAAGTCTTATATCGAAACAGATACGACATTAAGGTCATTGATTGAAACAGGAGAAGAAATGATGGCTGAAATCATCAAATTCCGCCCTGACTTAGATGTCGAACAGTTAGCTGATGCCGTACTCCTGACTGAAAGTGATATTGCAAGGCTCCAAAATGAGCAGAAACAGTATTCGGTAAAGATAACAGCCCTGGAAAAAATCAAATCTGAAATTAAAAGGTTTGAAGACGACAGAGAAAGGCTGAATAACCAGCTGAAATCCATCCACGAAAGCTATCAAAGCCTGATGATCCAGTATACAGAAAAGAAAACAACCTTAGAGAGAATAACAGAGAAAATACCTGAACAACTGCGCTCACTGCAAGTATTCGAATCGAAAATGAAATCAGCACGACTCTTACAAAAGAAGCTTGATGAGGAACTGGAGCAAGCTCGCAAAAATTATCAGGAAGCGAAAGAACTTCTGGGAACCGAAAAAGCACGGAGTGAAGATGCCGAAAAGAGACTGAAGGAAATAGATTCGCAATTGACAGCCGAGCGGGAAACATTCAAAAACAATATGACATCTCAGGGATTTGAAAACTATCAGGCATATCACCAGGCGAAAATACCAGAACAGGCTATTCAACAGCTTGATGCAGACATTTTGAATTATCGGGAAGAAGTCAGATCTGTTACGGACCGTTTCGCAGAGCTGTCTGATATGCTAAAAGATGTCAAGAAGCCTGATATGGAAACACTTCAATCAGAATTCGCACAATTAAATAAAATAATCAAAGAAACAGATGAAGCATACCAGGATTTACATCTGAAGAAACGCGATAACCAATCCATCCTGGAGCAAGTAAACTCTTTGAATGAGCAGATGAAGGTTCTCGAGGAGAAATACAAGCTAGTCGGCCATCTATTCGAGATTTCAAAAGGCCAGAACACATACAGGATTACGTTCGAGCGTTTTGTCCTGGCAGCTTTCCTTGATGATATTCTTGCTGAGGCTAATGTAAGACTCAACAAGATGACGAGCGGACGATACCGATTATTGCGAAAAACTGATCGTTCAAAAGGCAATGTTCAGAGTGGATTGGAGCTTTTGGTATTGGATGCATATACCGGACAGGAGCGCCATGTGAAGACCTTGTCTGGCGGAGAAAGCTTCAAGGCGGCGTTATCCCTTGCC